Genomic segment of Pseudomonas sp. CCI4.2:
GTTCAACAGGTAATCCTGCTGGCTGAAGATCATTTCCTGGCTTGGGGTCTTCAGAGTGACGGTCTTGCCCGCGTTGGCTTCGTATTGCTCTGGCGTCACGCTGCGGATAAACGCCTGGGTGTTGGCGATGCGTTCGCGCAACTGCTCGAGGGTGGTCTCGGTATCCGAGTAGCTTGGCGGCGTCACCCCGGCCAAGCGTGCGGTGCAGAGTTTCGATGCATCGCTGGCTGCTTGGATTTGACCCGTCAGGGTGTACATGTCCGGTGCGAGGCGCGCTTGCAACAGTTCGTCGATAGTCGTGCCATTGTCGGTGGCGTGTTCGACTGCTTTATCCAGCCACTT
This window contains:
- a CDS encoding DUF1993 domain-containing protein; this encodes MSLSYYQLSVPVFLRSLNNLSKWLDKAVEHATDNGTTIDELLQARLAPDMYTLTGQIQAASDASKLCTARLAGVTPPSYSDTETTLEQLRERIANTQAFIRSVTPEQYEANAGKTVTLKTPSQEMIFSQQDYLLNFAVPNFYFHLTTAYDILRHNGVAIGKLDFLGGI